Proteins from one Mycobacterium adipatum genomic window:
- a CDS encoding sodium:solute symporter family transporter has protein sequence MIITGVAIFLLILTVSGVVSARRVRGDCSNYLVAGRALPAVLVTAVLIAQPVDSNATIGNADLSAAFGFWAGAALPIGLALCLLLMGLFFAKRMRAADVVTLPEYFRNRFGRSTEAASSFLTIASFIILLAGNLVAVGFLLERFLGVSYAFGILLTVPLALLYTISGGMFASVYTGVACVVVNIVGVISLVIWVASTHGFSAPEGMGAGDLAQLTSSESGAVINWATIIALGLGNLVAIDLMQRVFSARTPGGAQKACFAAAAGLLMLCIPLSFVALAAVSIVGDAAADGPILYTLLGQYAPAWLAIVVISGLLAATLTTISGILLSTAAVLIRNILRIDADAVIMTPRVLTATRWATLPMAVLAAVVALRVPQTGILLTLAFDLLLASLVVPFILGLYWSRGGAAAAWAAIVVGIGVRLTFFVLTPTIYGVDNTLFYLPNEWVSTSADGWSTLLAGAASLVAYLVVAAVTPGRAGQPAEESVQDASPAPAVLTSAPS, from the coding sequence ATGATCATCACCGGCGTTGCCATATTCCTGCTCATCCTCACCGTCAGCGGTGTGGTCTCCGCGCGCCGGGTGCGCGGAGACTGTTCGAACTACCTGGTGGCCGGGCGTGCACTGCCCGCCGTGCTGGTCACCGCCGTCCTGATCGCCCAACCGGTGGACTCCAACGCCACCATCGGCAATGCCGACCTGTCAGCGGCTTTCGGCTTCTGGGCCGGCGCTGCACTGCCGATCGGTCTGGCCCTGTGCCTGCTGCTGATGGGGTTGTTCTTCGCCAAGCGGATGCGTGCCGCCGACGTGGTGACCCTTCCCGAGTACTTTCGCAACCGTTTCGGCCGCAGCACCGAGGCGGCGTCGTCGTTTCTGACCATCGCCAGCTTCATCATCCTGTTGGCCGGAAACCTGGTCGCCGTCGGCTTCCTGCTCGAGCGCTTCCTCGGTGTCTCCTACGCCTTCGGCATTCTGCTGACGGTTCCGTTGGCGCTGCTCTACACCATCAGCGGCGGCATGTTCGCCTCGGTCTACACCGGTGTCGCGTGCGTGGTGGTCAATATCGTCGGGGTGATCTCGCTGGTGATCTGGGTTGCCTCCACGCACGGTTTCAGCGCGCCCGAGGGCATGGGCGCCGGTGATCTGGCGCAGCTGACCTCCAGCGAGTCCGGTGCGGTCATCAACTGGGCCACCATCATCGCGCTCGGTCTGGGCAACCTGGTGGCCATCGACCTCATGCAGCGGGTGTTCTCCGCGCGCACCCCGGGCGGTGCGCAGAAGGCCTGCTTCGCCGCCGCGGCCGGTCTGCTGATGCTGTGTATCCCGTTGTCCTTCGTGGCACTGGCCGCGGTGAGCATCGTCGGCGACGCGGCCGCCGACGGGCCGATCCTCTACACGCTGCTGGGCCAGTACGCCCCGGCATGGCTGGCCATCGTCGTCATCTCCGGGCTGCTGGCCGCCACCCTGACCACCATCAGCGGCATTCTGCTCTCGACCGCTGCGGTGTTGATACGCAACATTTTGCGGATCGACGCCGACGCGGTGATCATGACGCCGCGGGTGCTGACCGCGACCCGGTGGGCGACGCTGCCGATGGCGGTACTGGCGGCGGTCGTGGCGCTGCGGGTGCCCCAGACCGGCATCCTGCTCACCCTGGCGTTCGATCTGCTGCTGGCCAGCCTGGTGGTGCCGTTCATCCTGGGCCTCTACTGGTCGCGCGGCGGGGCCGCGGCGGCATGGGCGGCGATCGTGGTCGGGATCGGGGTGCGGTTGACGTTCTTCGTGCTCACCCCGACCATCTACGGCGTCGACAACACCCTGTTCTACCTGCCGAATGAGTGGGTGAGCACCTCGGCCGACGGCTGGAGCACGCTGCTGGCCGGCGCCGCCTCGCTGGTCGCCTACCTGGTGGTGGCCGCCGTCACGCCGGGCCGGGCCGGGCAGCCTGCCGAGGAATCCGTGCAGGATGCCTCGCCCGCGCCGGCTGTGCTCACATCGGCACCGTCCTGA
- a CDS encoding isopenicillin N synthase family dioxygenase, which yields MTTTFTDIPVLDVSSLLDESDPGYRSAVEALGDAARRVGFAQIVGHGIDPALFDDLLAATTAFFALPDAEKHRVHIANSTNHRGYVPPGEEVFSAGTVDAKEAFDLSVELPADDPRYVAGHPLLGPNQWPDLDGFREAVTAWYDAVFALSRVLLRAFAVALGEPADRFDRHVSAPPSQLRLIHYPFDPTAADRPGIGAHTDYECFTLLRPTAPGLEVLNAAGSWIDVPLIEGAFVLNIGDLLEIWTNGEFIATTHRVRKIAEERYSFPLFVNVDDDTEVAPLPAFVRDGAPTRAPVIAGEHLFAQTAQSFRYLQQRLARGEVTLPEGAHPLATFGRKALAAN from the coding sequence ATGACCACCACTTTCACCGATATCCCTGTACTGGACGTGTCGAGTCTGCTCGACGAGTCCGATCCGGGCTACCGCAGCGCGGTCGAGGCACTCGGCGACGCCGCCCGCCGTGTCGGTTTCGCCCAGATCGTCGGCCACGGTATCGATCCCGCGCTTTTCGATGACCTGCTGGCCGCCACCACGGCGTTCTTCGCACTTCCCGATGCGGAGAAGCACCGCGTGCACATCGCCAACTCCACCAACCATCGCGGCTATGTGCCACCGGGCGAGGAGGTGTTCTCGGCGGGCACGGTGGACGCCAAGGAGGCCTTCGACCTGTCCGTCGAGCTACCCGCCGACGACCCCCGCTATGTGGCCGGCCACCCGCTGCTGGGCCCCAATCAGTGGCCCGACCTCGACGGCTTCCGGGAAGCGGTGACCGCCTGGTACGACGCGGTATTCGCGCTGTCCCGGGTACTGCTGCGGGCGTTCGCGGTGGCACTCGGCGAACCTGCCGACCGCTTCGATCGCCATGTCAGCGCCCCTCCCTCACAGTTACGCCTCATCCACTACCCGTTCGATCCGACGGCAGCCGACCGCCCCGGAATCGGTGCGCACACCGATTACGAGTGCTTCACCCTGCTGCGACCCACCGCACCCGGGCTTGAGGTACTCAACGCGGCCGGGTCATGGATCGACGTCCCCCTCATCGAGGGTGCGTTCGTGCTCAACATCGGTGATCTCCTGGAGATCTGGACCAACGGCGAGTTCATCGCCACCACCCACCGGGTACGCAAGATCGCCGAGGAGCGGTACTCGTTCCCGCTGTTCGTCAACGTCGACGACGACACCGAGGTGGCACCGTTGCCGGCCTTCGTCCGCGACGGTGCCCCCACTCGGGCTCCGGTCATCGCCGGCGAGCACCTGTTCGCCCAGACCGCGCAGAGCTTCCGTTACCTGCAGCAGCGCCTCGCCCGAGGGGAGGTGACATTGCCCGAGGGCGCCCACCCGCTCGCGACATTCGGCCGGAAGGCCCTGGCCGCCAACTGA
- a CDS encoding TOBE domain-containing protein: MPIIRVKDAAVLLGVSDDTVRRWIDSGTLASTKDETGRKVIAGEVLAAFVRDQADPPADPTGASSSARNRLVGLVTKVTADRVMAEVEMQCGPFTVVSLMSSASATQLGLEPGAVAVAVVKATNVIIETPGGTS, from the coding sequence ATGCCGATTATCCGAGTGAAGGATGCGGCAGTGCTGCTCGGCGTCAGCGACGACACCGTGCGCCGCTGGATCGACAGCGGCACGCTCGCATCGACCAAGGACGAGACGGGCCGCAAGGTCATCGCCGGCGAGGTGCTGGCCGCGTTCGTGCGCGATCAGGCCGACCCGCCTGCCGACCCCACGGGCGCCAGCAGCTCGGCGCGTAACCGGCTGGTCGGCCTGGTCACCAAGGTGACCGCCGACCGCGTGATGGCCGAGGTCGAGATGCAGTGCGGGCCGTTCACCGTCGTCTCCCTCATGAGCAGCGCCTCGGCCACGCAACTGGGTCTGGAGCCCGGCGCCGTCGCGGTCGCCGTCGTCAAGGCCACCAACGTCATCATCGAAACTCCCGGCGGCACATCGTGA
- the atzF gene encoding allophanate hydrolase, with translation MSATARVRAAYAAIAEAARPEIWITLRPLADALAEAEAVDASERPLPLAGLVAAVKNNIDVAGIATTAACPGYADGPAADDATVVARLREAGAVIIGATNLDQFATGLVGTRSPHGAVRDARRPDHISGGSSSGSAVAVALGLVDIALGTDTAGSGRVPAALQGIVGIKPTVGVVPTDGVVPACRSYDCVTVFARDLGTAETAMGVIAGGARRFPADAPLAAPPGLRVAVPRALPGLCPEWASAFRAAADRLTAQEVEMVEIDLDPFLAAARLLYDGGLVAERHEAVGTFVDAHIGAPELDPTVAGIIAAAGAVPATRLLADRTRLAELTAAAMAELADCQALLIPTTTGHPTIAEVDADPVGVNSRMGTYTNFCNLMDLCAVAVPSGTDSQGTPFGVSVIARAGADALALDVARMVLLSAGSVALPGATSVPAPETPWPAQAGLDTTALLVVGAHLRGQPLAWQLDDRGARWCGPVRTAEQYRLARLDTDPPKPGLARVAPGHGTAIYGELWLIGTWMLGDFLAALPAPMSLGRATLADGTEVVGFGCTAEAWDAGQDITHHGDWRAYLRRTSPGTGVTRGDIVHRAWRRLALAVPGTTVDTTTEVQWLQAGACYIDLRTPADTPGITGRALDQLTRADLIALCGQQAFAGHLQDDDGQWTWSREVDLHPAEPLPDRGRLHLAGDVLVETGIGRDYFEDWAAGPPAPNGLEMSLRDESGRTGMLLRVGEHFGYVRGRAEGRTPAPGVALRDVVARADLDTARAVMDLEISLGTVEDDRWVISRSTLPFRVGDDLAPDLAAGEVTVAERDTAGRPVRRRWAVALDRSEPLLAR, from the coding sequence ATGAGCGCCACCGCACGGGTCCGCGCCGCCTACGCAGCCATCGCGGAGGCCGCACGCCCGGAGATCTGGATCACGCTGCGGCCGTTGGCCGATGCGCTGGCCGAGGCCGAAGCCGTCGACGCGTCGGAGCGGCCGTTGCCGCTGGCCGGGCTGGTCGCCGCGGTGAAGAACAACATCGACGTGGCCGGCATCGCGACGACCGCGGCCTGCCCCGGGTACGCCGACGGTCCCGCGGCCGACGACGCCACGGTGGTGGCCCGGCTGCGCGAGGCCGGCGCGGTCATCATCGGTGCCACCAATCTCGACCAGTTCGCCACCGGGCTGGTCGGCACCCGCAGCCCGCACGGTGCGGTGCGCGACGCCCGTCGCCCCGACCACATCTCGGGTGGGTCCAGCTCAGGCTCGGCCGTCGCGGTCGCCCTAGGACTCGTCGACATCGCGCTGGGCACCGACACCGCGGGGTCGGGTCGGGTTCCGGCGGCGCTGCAGGGCATCGTGGGCATCAAACCCACCGTCGGCGTGGTGCCGACCGACGGGGTGGTCCCGGCCTGCCGGTCCTATGACTGTGTCACCGTCTTCGCGCGCGATCTCGGTACCGCCGAGACCGCCATGGGTGTGATCGCCGGGGGTGCACGGCGTTTCCCGGCCGATGCCCCGCTGGCCGCACCGCCGGGACTCCGCGTCGCGGTCCCCCGCGCGCTACCCGGGCTGTGTCCGGAATGGGCGTCGGCATTCCGGGCAGCGGCCGACCGGCTCACCGCGCAGGAGGTCGAGATGGTCGAGATCGACCTCGATCCGTTCCTGGCGGCCGCCCGGCTGCTGTACGACGGCGGGCTGGTCGCCGAACGCCACGAGGCGGTCGGGACGTTCGTCGACGCGCATATCGGGGCGCCGGAACTGGATCCGACAGTCGCGGGCATCATCGCCGCGGCCGGTGCGGTACCGGCCACCCGGCTGCTGGCCGACCGGACGCGGCTGGCCGAGCTGACGGCGGCAGCGATGGCCGAGCTCGCGGACTGCCAGGCCCTGCTCATTCCCACCACCACCGGACACCCCACCATCGCGGAGGTCGACGCCGACCCGGTCGGGGTCAACTCCCGAATGGGTACCTACACCAACTTCTGCAACCTGATGGACCTGTGCGCGGTGGCCGTGCCGTCCGGAACCGATTCGCAGGGAACACCCTTCGGGGTCAGCGTGATCGCACGGGCGGGTGCCGATGCGCTGGCCCTCGACGTGGCCCGGATGGTGCTGCTAAGCGCCGGCAGTGTCGCGCTACCGGGTGCCACATCGGTGCCCGCACCCGAGACGCCCTGGCCCGCGCAGGCCGGCCTGGACACCACCGCCCTGCTGGTGGTGGGCGCGCACCTGCGCGGGCAACCGCTGGCCTGGCAGCTCGATGACCGCGGCGCCCGCTGGTGCGGGCCGGTGCGCACAGCTGAGCAGTATCGGCTGGCCCGCCTGGACACCGACCCGCCGAAACCCGGTCTCGCGCGTGTCGCCCCCGGGCACGGCACCGCGATCTACGGTGAGCTCTGGCTGATCGGGACCTGGATGCTCGGCGACTTCCTGGCGGCGCTGCCCGCGCCGATGTCGCTGGGCCGGGCCACGCTCGCCGACGGCACCGAAGTGGTCGGGTTCGGCTGTACCGCCGAAGCGTGGGATGCCGGGCAGGACATCACCCACCACGGCGACTGGCGGGCATATCTGCGGCGCACCAGCCCGGGCACCGGGGTCACCCGCGGCGATATCGTCCACCGTGCCTGGCGGCGACTGGCGCTGGCGGTCCCCGGAACCACCGTGGACACCACCACCGAGGTGCAGTGGTTGCAGGCCGGCGCGTGCTACATCGATCTGCGGACCCCGGCGGACACGCCGGGGATCACCGGCCGCGCCCTGGACCAACTGACCCGTGCCGATCTGATCGCACTGTGCGGGCAGCAGGCCTTCGCCGGACACCTGCAGGACGACGACGGGCAGTGGACGTGGTCGCGGGAGGTCGATCTGCACCCCGCCGAACCCCTTCCCGATCGGGGTCGGCTTCATCTGGCCGGCGACGTCCTCGTCGAAACCGGCATCGGGCGTGATTATTTCGAGGACTGGGCGGCCGGACCGCCCGCCCCGAACGGGCTGGAGATGTCGCTCCGCGACGAGTCCGGCCGGACCGGGATGTTGCTGCGCGTCGGTGAACACTTCGGCTACGTCCGCGGGCGCGCCGAGGGACGGACACCGGCACCGGGTGTGGCCCTGCGCGACGTCGTTGCCCGCGCCGATCTGGATACCGCGCGCGCCGTGATGGACCTGGAGATTTCACTGGGCACCGTCGAGGACGATCGCTGGGTCATCAGCCGATCGACGCTGCCGTTCCGCGTCGGCGACGACCTGGCGCCCGATCTCGCGGCCGGCGAGGTCACCGTCGCAGAACGTGACACCGCAGGCAGACCCGTGCGGCGGCGGTGGGCGGTGGCCCTGGACCGTTCCGAACCCCTACTGGCTCGCTAG
- the modA gene encoding molybdate ABC transporter substrate-binding protein, with the protein MVKAWLGVVTAVSASALLAGCSSADTDATRPGDTATTVTVFAAASLKATFTELAGRFESDHPGTKVALNFAGSSDLVAQLTQGARADVFASADTTNMTKAVDAGVIAGDPVAFATNILTIVTPPGNLKGITRFADLAAPGTQVVVCAAQVPCGAATEKLERATGVTLTPVSEESSVTDVLGKVTSGQADAGLVYVTDAAGAGDKVATVPFPDSAAAVNTYPIAALADSTNPTAAQQFIGLVTGPTGKDVLSAAGFGTS; encoded by the coding sequence ATCGTGAAGGCCTGGCTCGGAGTCGTCACCGCAGTGAGCGCCTCCGCGCTGCTGGCCGGCTGTTCCTCCGCGGATACCGACGCGACGCGCCCCGGAGACACCGCCACCACGGTGACCGTATTTGCCGCGGCCTCGTTGAAAGCAACATTCACCGAGCTGGCCGGCCGATTCGAATCCGACCATCCCGGAACCAAAGTCGCCCTCAACTTCGCCGGTTCTTCGGACCTCGTCGCTCAGCTCACCCAGGGCGCGCGGGCCGATGTGTTCGCCTCGGCCGACACCACCAACATGACCAAGGCGGTGGACGCGGGCGTGATCGCCGGTGACCCCGTCGCGTTCGCCACCAATATCCTGACCATCGTCACCCCGCCGGGAAACTTGAAGGGGATAACCCGATTCGCGGATCTCGCCGCACCCGGCACCCAGGTGGTGGTGTGCGCGGCACAGGTGCCGTGCGGGGCGGCAACCGAAAAACTGGAAAGGGCAACCGGTGTCACCCTCACACCGGTGAGCGAAGAGTCCTCGGTCACCGATGTGCTCGGCAAGGTGACCTCCGGACAGGCCGACGCCGGCCTGGTGTACGTGACCGATGCGGCCGGTGCGGGTGACAAGGTGGCGACCGTGCCGTTTCCCGACTCCGCCGCAGCGGTGAACACCTACCCGATAGCGGCGCTGGCCGACTCCACCAATCCCACCGCAGCACAACAGTTCATCGGACTCGTGACCGGACCGACCGGCAAGGATGTGCTTTCGGCGGCGGGCTTCGGCACCTCGTGA
- a CDS encoding sulfate/molybdate ABC transporter ATP-binding protein, with protein MSGLRVSAHLRQRDVAFDISLADGEVLAVLGPNGAGKSTLLALIAGLLKPDTGRIAVGETVLTDTAAGTFVPPHARGVAMLSQQAMLFPHMSVLANVGYAPRCRGVARGTTREIARRWLDTVGAGDLATRKPGQLSGGQAQRVALARALAAEPRVLLLDEPMAALDVTATPAMRRLLREVLTGTGRTALIVTHDLLDALAIADTVIVVERGRIVEGGPVREVLTTPRSEFAATLAGVNLVPGSITAPGVLRTAWGVDVCGISEVPVGAAAIALFRPAAVAVHLSAPHASPRNVVEVTITEIDIQGAAVRVRGVDPRDDTTVLAADITAAAAADLDLVPGRRAYFVVKTQEVQLHPALAPMM; from the coding sequence GTGAGCGGCCTACGGGTGTCGGCCCACCTGCGGCAGCGCGACGTCGCCTTCGATATCTCCCTGGCCGACGGCGAGGTGCTGGCCGTGCTGGGCCCCAACGGGGCAGGCAAGTCGACATTACTGGCGCTGATCGCCGGGCTGCTCAAACCCGATACCGGACGGATCGCCGTGGGTGAGACCGTCCTCACCGACACAGCCGCCGGAACGTTCGTACCCCCGCACGCCCGCGGGGTGGCCATGCTGTCCCAACAGGCAATGCTGTTTCCGCACATGAGCGTGCTGGCCAACGTCGGCTATGCACCGCGCTGCCGGGGCGTGGCGCGCGGCACCACCCGGGAGATCGCGCGGCGGTGGCTGGACACCGTCGGCGCCGGCGACCTGGCCACCCGCAAACCCGGCCAACTGTCCGGCGGACAAGCACAACGGGTCGCCCTGGCCAGGGCGCTGGCCGCCGAACCGCGGGTGCTGTTGCTCGACGAACCGATGGCCGCGCTGGACGTCACCGCGACCCCGGCGATGCGACGACTGCTGCGGGAGGTGCTCACCGGTACCGGCCGCACCGCCCTCATCGTCACCCATGATCTTCTCGACGCGCTGGCGATCGCCGACACGGTCATCGTGGTGGAACGGGGCCGCATCGTGGAAGGCGGGCCGGTCCGCGAGGTGCTCACCACGCCGCGCAGTGAGTTCGCGGCCACCCTCGCCGGGGTCAACCTCGTGCCCGGGTCGATCACCGCACCGGGCGTCCTCCGGACAGCCTGGGGTGTGGACGTATGCGGGATCTCCGAGGTGCCGGTCGGTGCCGCCGCGATCGCGCTGTTCCGTCCCGCGGCGGTGGCGGTGCATCTGAGCGCGCCACACGCCAGTCCGCGCAACGTTGTCGAGGTGACGATCACCGAGATCGACATCCAGGGCGCCGCGGTGCGCGTGCGCGGCGTCGACCCGCGCGATGACACCACCGTGCTGGCCGCCGACATCACCGCGGCGGCGGCCGCCGATCTGGACCTGGTGCCCGGCAGACGCGCGTATTTCGTGGTGAAAACGCAGGAAGTGCAGCTTCATCCGGCGCTGGCACCAATGATGTAG
- a CDS encoding ABC transporter permease: MRSQRRGQSVVQVGLPGWIYLPATLGALFVIVPLIAILLKIDWPNFLPLVSSESSRAALVLSLKTAAASTLVCILLGVPMAMVLARSQFHGLSVLRALVLLPLVLPPVVGGIALLYTFGRQGLLGAHFDLWGIRIAFSTTAVVLAQSFVSLPFLVVSLEGALRSAGTGYENIAATLGARPTTVLRTVTVPLVLPGLVSGAVLAFARSLGEFGATLTFAGSLQGVTRTLPLEIYLQRETDADAAVALSLLLITVAAVIVIVSGTRRLASPL, from the coding sequence GTGAGATCGCAGCGGCGCGGGCAGTCGGTGGTCCAGGTCGGGCTGCCCGGCTGGATCTACCTTCCCGCGACACTCGGCGCGCTGTTCGTGATCGTGCCGCTGATCGCGATTCTGCTCAAGATCGACTGGCCGAATTTTCTCCCCCTCGTCAGCTCCGAATCGTCGCGGGCGGCCCTGGTGTTGAGCCTCAAGACCGCAGCCGCCAGCACGCTGGTTTGCATCCTGCTCGGGGTGCCGATGGCGATGGTGCTGGCGCGCAGCCAATTTCACGGCCTGTCGGTGCTGCGGGCGCTGGTCCTGCTGCCGCTGGTGCTACCCCCCGTCGTGGGCGGCATCGCGTTGCTCTACACCTTCGGCCGGCAGGGCCTGCTCGGTGCCCACTTCGACCTCTGGGGCATCCGGATCGCCTTCTCGACCACCGCCGTGGTGCTCGCTCAGTCCTTTGTCTCGTTGCCGTTCCTGGTCGTCAGCCTCGAAGGTGCGCTCCGGTCGGCGGGCACCGGCTACGAGAACATCGCCGCCACCCTCGGGGCCCGTCCCACCACCGTGCTGCGCACCGTGACCGTGCCGTTGGTGCTTCCCGGGCTCGTGTCCGGTGCGGTGCTGGCATTCGCCCGCTCGCTCGGCGAGTTCGGGGCGACCCTGACGTTCGCCGGATCCCTGCAAGGAGTGACGCGCACGTTGCCGCTGGAGATCTACCTGCAGCGCGAGACCGACGCCGACGCCGCCGTCGCGCTGTCACTGCTGCTGATCACCGTCGCGGCGGTCATCGTGATCGTGTCGGGCACCCGACGGCTGGCGAGCCCGCTGTGA
- a CDS encoding TetR/AcrR family transcriptional regulator → MRTTATGRPRLEERKRPGNTARDEVLDAAAELFTTMGVAATSTRQIAEAVGIRQASLYHHFRTKNDILAALLSGTVVSSLSAAHQLRDRPEPAVVLLHALCYLDCRLLWDSPWNLGILYLLPEVRDPQFDEFHRQRTELRAAYRELAERVVADLSPPAPGCLDVTPDDDAVFRMVETLPNLRADGLGAPDQPARTADLAVHLLGWRGDWAALRAASRAVAAELAQRPVDEVTSSTVAP, encoded by the coding sequence GTGCGCACCACCGCGACCGGCCGCCCCCGGCTGGAGGAACGCAAACGTCCGGGCAATACCGCCCGCGACGAGGTGCTCGACGCCGCCGCCGAACTGTTCACCACGATGGGGGTGGCCGCGACGTCGACGCGGCAGATCGCCGAGGCCGTCGGCATCCGGCAGGCGTCGCTCTATCACCACTTCCGCACCAAGAACGACATACTGGCCGCGCTGCTGAGCGGCACCGTGGTGTCCTCGCTGAGCGCCGCACACCAGTTGCGCGACAGACCGGAGCCGGCCGTGGTGTTGCTGCACGCACTGTGCTACCTGGACTGCCGCCTGCTCTGGGACAGCCCATGGAACCTGGGCATCCTGTACCTGCTGCCCGAGGTCCGCGATCCTCAGTTCGACGAATTCCACCGGCAGCGAACCGAATTGCGTGCCGCCTACCGTGAGCTGGCCGAGCGAGTGGTCGCCGATCTGAGCCCGCCGGCACCCGGCTGCCTCGACGTCACGCCCGATGATGACGCCGTGTTCCGGATGGTCGAGACGCTCCCCAACCTGCGTGCGGACGGGTTGGGTGCACCCGATCAACCGGCGCGCACCGCCGATCTCGCGGTGCACCTGCTCGGATGGCGGGGCGACTGGGCGGCGCTGCGCGCAGCCTCGCGCGCGGTCGCTGCGGAGCTAGCACAGCGACCAGTCGACGAGGTGACCTCCTCGACCGTGGCACCTTAA